The Mytilus galloprovincialis chromosome 2, xbMytGall1.hap1.1, whole genome shotgun sequence genome has a window encoding:
- the LOC143064424 gene encoding uncharacterized protein LOC143064424 isoform X3: MAEDFNVLKDLQSHLRTAQVPLEQMSTLTQQGDDKHWVLNSKDFKLVEDFLTENIKVEGSDTEVLQSQLYIACFWGMKETVQEILSKRISPNSQNKGTLWTPLHAACFQEHGPIVMILLEAGAQPELPDSEGRTAKDFASASDKVWPHFAALNLKRTHKWELVEKGVIKKAANSRPESAYAYNSDPFIHAAVTGDVLADQEEKMSGHQIQPQFSLWR, encoded by the exons ATGGCCGAagattttaatgttttgaaaGACCTACAGAGTCACCTTCGAACTGCACAAGTTCCACTAGAACAGATGTCAACTCTGACCCAGCAGGGGGATGACAAG CACTGGGTATTGAACAGTAAAGATTTCaag CTTGTAGAAGATTTTTTAACAGAGAACATTAAAGTGGAGGGGAGTGACACTGAAGTGTTACAAAGCCAGTTATAtatag CTTGTTTCTGGGGTATGAAGGAAACTGTACAAGAAATCTTATCCAAAAGAATAT CACCAAATAGTCAGAATAAAGGTACTCTGTGGACACCTCTACATGCAGCTTGTTTCCAGGAACATGGACCT ATAGTCATGATACTATTAGAAGCTGGAGCACAACCAGAACTACCCGACTCTGAGGGAAG gaCAGCAAAAGATTTTGCCTCAGCTTCAGATAAAGTATGGCCACATTTTGCAGCATTAAATCTAAAAAGAACACACAAATGGGAGCTTGTTGAGAAAGGGGTCATTAAAAAG gcTGCTAACAGTCGACCAGAATCAGCCTATGCTTACAACAGTGACCCTTTCATCCATGCTGCAGTAACAGGGGACGTTTTAGCTGACCAAGAGGAAAAAATGTCTGGTCACCAAATACAACCTCAGTTCTCATTATGGAGATGA
- the LOC143064424 gene encoding uncharacterized protein LOC143064424 isoform X1: MAEDFNVLKDLQSHLRTAQVPLEQMSTLTQQGDDKHWVLNSKDFKLVEDFLTENIKVEGSDTEVLQSQLYIACFWGMKETVQEILSKRISPNSQNKGTLWTPLHAACFQEHGPIVMILLEAGAQPELPDSEGRTAKDFASASDKVWPHFAALNLKRTHKWELVEKGVIKKISSNQLNSPARRSGHGIKLAANSRPESAYAYNSDPFIHAAVTGDVLADQEEKMSGHQIQPQFSLWR, encoded by the exons ATGGCCGAagattttaatgttttgaaaGACCTACAGAGTCACCTTCGAACTGCACAAGTTCCACTAGAACAGATGTCAACTCTGACCCAGCAGGGGGATGACAAG CACTGGGTATTGAACAGTAAAGATTTCaag CTTGTAGAAGATTTTTTAACAGAGAACATTAAAGTGGAGGGGAGTGACACTGAAGTGTTACAAAGCCAGTTATAtatag CTTGTTTCTGGGGTATGAAGGAAACTGTACAAGAAATCTTATCCAAAAGAATAT CACCAAATAGTCAGAATAAAGGTACTCTGTGGACACCTCTACATGCAGCTTGTTTCCAGGAACATGGACCT ATAGTCATGATACTATTAGAAGCTGGAGCACAACCAGAACTACCCGACTCTGAGGGAAG gaCAGCAAAAGATTTTGCCTCAGCTTCAGATAAAGTATGGCCACATTTTGCAGCATTAAATCTAAAAAGAACACACAAATGGGAGCTTGTTGAGAAAGGGGTCATTAAAAAG ATTTCCAGTAATCAGTTAAATAGCCCAGCCAGACGAAGTGGTCATGGAATAAAGCTG gcTGCTAACAGTCGACCAGAATCAGCCTATGCTTACAACAGTGACCCTTTCATCCATGCTGCAGTAACAGGGGACGTTTTAGCTGACCAAGAGGAAAAAATGTCTGGTCACCAAATACAACCTCAGTTCTCATTATGGAGATGA
- the LOC143064424 gene encoding uncharacterized protein LOC143064424 isoform X2 codes for MAEDFNVLKDLQSHLRTAQVPLEQMSTLTQQGDDKLVEDFLTENIKVEGSDTEVLQSQLYIACFWGMKETVQEILSKRISPNSQNKGTLWTPLHAACFQEHGPIVMILLEAGAQPELPDSEGRTAKDFASASDKVWPHFAALNLKRTHKWELVEKGVIKKISSNQLNSPARRSGHGIKLAANSRPESAYAYNSDPFIHAAVTGDVLADQEEKMSGHQIQPQFSLWR; via the exons ATGGCCGAagattttaatgttttgaaaGACCTACAGAGTCACCTTCGAACTGCACAAGTTCCACTAGAACAGATGTCAACTCTGACCCAGCAGGGGGATGACAAG CTTGTAGAAGATTTTTTAACAGAGAACATTAAAGTGGAGGGGAGTGACACTGAAGTGTTACAAAGCCAGTTATAtatag CTTGTTTCTGGGGTATGAAGGAAACTGTACAAGAAATCTTATCCAAAAGAATAT CACCAAATAGTCAGAATAAAGGTACTCTGTGGACACCTCTACATGCAGCTTGTTTCCAGGAACATGGACCT ATAGTCATGATACTATTAGAAGCTGGAGCACAACCAGAACTACCCGACTCTGAGGGAAG gaCAGCAAAAGATTTTGCCTCAGCTTCAGATAAAGTATGGCCACATTTTGCAGCATTAAATCTAAAAAGAACACACAAATGGGAGCTTGTTGAGAAAGGGGTCATTAAAAAG ATTTCCAGTAATCAGTTAAATAGCCCAGCCAGACGAAGTGGTCATGGAATAAAGCTG gcTGCTAACAGTCGACCAGAATCAGCCTATGCTTACAACAGTGACCCTTTCATCCATGCTGCAGTAACAGGGGACGTTTTAGCTGACCAAGAGGAAAAAATGTCTGGTCACCAAATACAACCTCAGTTCTCATTATGGAGATGA